TTAGGGCTAGGGTCGGCCCAAGATACTAAAAAAGTCAAATGTACTAGTCTTTTATATTTCATACTTCTTTTTCCATTGTTTCAGAATGAGCCAGTTACTAACAGATCAGGACAATGTGTAATGATTCTTCAACGAGGACAATATAAAGTGCGATCGCGTTATGTGATGTGAACAGTATGACCAAGTGGTTTACGATGGTGACGTTGGTAGCGGTAGCGGTGGCGGGAGCGGTGCGGGGATGGGACTGTGTGTGCAATCCTAGGGAGTGTGAGCCCTTAGAACCGAGCGGATGTCCAGGGTTAGGCATAGTAGTGTGGGACCCTTGCaggtatttatacattttataattataaaattttaccgtTATATATTTTGCAGTTCACTTATTAAGAAACGTTATAATGCGCGCGGTATATAAAGGTGTCAACAGTTTCCCTGGTTTTCTTTAAAGGCGAGTGCGCAGCAGCTGCAACAACGTCTTGAGGTTCATTGCCGATAGCGCGGACTGTCCTCTAGTCGAACATGTGTGTGACATTACGACGTCACTTTTAGTTATTTAGAACTAA
The nucleotide sequence above comes from Melitaea cinxia chromosome 11, ilMelCinx1.1, whole genome shotgun sequence. Encoded proteins:
- the LOC123658109 gene encoding insulin-like growth factor-binding protein 7: MTKWFTMVTLVAVAVAGAVRGWDCVCNPRECEPLEPSGCPGLGIVVWDPCRCCKVCARTLGEDCGGFRGTCEPGLKCYEGSCTTIT